From Vanessa cardui chromosome 11, ilVanCard2.1, whole genome shotgun sequence, the proteins below share one genomic window:
- the LOC124533828 gene encoding multiple inositol polyphosphate phosphatase 1-like: MKTHTMQCLVAIIYFFTLSIVIVLSDNLHATTLKPKDIRNFLGTRTPYRFKNNKNDTRISFPSCKETKIWMILRHGTRLPSAKDILGMNTKLKDLKFEILMKNNQGKGALKEDNLNLFKKWSTDIEIEQEKYLTLEGQYEMIQLAERMQKRFPNAIKNKYNSKHFKFKYTATQRAQQSARYFTVGLFDKNNSQSVVFEPALKVDTTLRFYKHCDKWLKQVKRNPNTYKEQILYGNSNEMNATLQSISERFGLDRVLRLDTVSLIYKICGYETSWHKYYSSPWCLGFDDVSIKILEYYHDLKHYWLDGYGFDLTYRQACMLLKNMFQSFSKKGPNATFLFAHSGTLLKLLTHLKLYKPDSHLRGDTIVEDRAWRVSDIDCFASNLAFVLYKCKDGDKVLSLHQERIIKLPMCNEELCPLEHLKEYFFDSIHNCDHSDMCRLD, encoded by the exons tactttaagtattGTAATAGTTTTGAGTGATAACTTACACGCGACAACTCTGAAACCGAAGGATATTCGAAATTTTTTAGGAACTCGAACTCcatatcgatttaaaaataacaaaaatgataCCAGAATAAGTTTTCCTA gttgTAAGGAAACAAAAATATGGATGATTTTAAGGCATGGAACACGGCTTCCCAGTGCTAAAGATATTCTGGGAATGAACactaaattaaaagatttaaaatttgaaattttaatgaaaaataatcaaGGGAAAG GTGCCCTCAAAGAAGATAATTTAAATCTCTTTAAAAAGTGGTCTACTGACATAGAAATAGAACAAGAGAAATATCTGACACTAGAAGGACAATATGAAATGATACAACTTGCTGAGAGGATGCAGAAAAGATTTCCGAATGctatcaaaaacaaatacaacagTAAACACTTCAAG TTCAAATACACAGCAACACAAAGAGCTCAACAAAGTGCAAGATATTTTACAGTAGGATTATTTGACAAAAACAATTCACAGAGTGTTGTATTTGAGCCAGCACTCAAAGTTGATACGACTTTGCGA TTTTACAAACACTGTGACAAGTGGCTAAAGCAAGTTAAGAGAAATCCAAATACTTATAAGGAGCAAATATTGTATGGCAATAGTAATGAAATGAATGCGACACTACAGTCTATCTCTGAAAGATTCGGTCTTGATAGAGTATTGCGATTGG ATACTGtgagtttaatttataagatcTGTGGCTATGAGACATCGTGGCATAAGTATTATTCATCGCCCTGGTGCCTTGGTTTTGACGATGTCAGTATTAAA ATTCTGGAGTATTATCATGATCTAAAACACTATTGGTTGGACGGTTATGGGTTCGATCTGACATATAGACAGGCGTGTATGTTATTAAAGAATATGTTTCAAAGTTTCAG taaaaaAGGTCCTAACGCGACATTCCTCTTTGCTCACTCGGGTACATTGCTAAAGTTGTTAACGCACTTGAAACTCTACAAGCCAGACTCACACTTGAGAGGAGACACCATCGTCGAAGACAGGGCGTGGAGAGTGTCAGACATCGACTGCTTCGCTTCTAACTtagcttttgttttatacaa gtGCAAAGATGGAGATAAAGTATTATCGTTGCATCAGGAGAGAATAATAAAACTTCCGATGTGTAACGAAGAACTCTGTCCGCTTGAACATTTAAAGGAATATTTCTTTGACTCGATTCATAATTGTGATCATTCTGATATGTGCAGGCTtgattag